One window of the Rosa rugosa chromosome 3, drRosRugo1.1, whole genome shotgun sequence genome contains the following:
- the LOC133740140 gene encoding acid phosphatase 1-like isoform X2, protein MGKLIGFLLLISSLFIVVAADWSILNRRKKNTNGVVGDGLKKYCESWRINVEVNNIRGFDLVPQECVEHIKKYMTSSQYKADSERALEEVTLYLSSSCCCTLEGDGKDAWIFDVDDTLLSTIPYFKKHGFGGEKLNATSLETWMKESKAPALEHTLKLFHDIKDRGFKIFLISSRRETLRSPSVDNLIKVGYHGWTNLVLRFHDVYL, encoded by the exons ATGGGAAAACTCATAGGATTCCTGCTTTTGATCTCAAGCCTCTTCATTGTGGTTGCAGCAGATTGGAGCATTTTGAACCGGAGAAAGAAGAATACCAATGGGGTAGTGGGAGATGGCTTGAAGAAGTACTGTGAGAGTTGGAGGATCAATGTTGAGGTCAACAACATTAGAGGGTTTGATTTGGTGCCTCAAGAATGTGTTGAGCACATAAAGAAATACATGACATCTTCTCAGTACAAAGCTGACTCAGAGAGGGCCTTGGAGGAAGTCACTCTCTACCTGAGCAGTAGTTGCTGTTGCACTTTGGAGGGTGATGGTAAAGATGCTTGGATTTTTGATGTTGATGATACACTCCTCTCCACTATTCCTTATTTCAAGAAACATGGTTTTGG GGGAGAGAAACTGAATGCAACATCTTTGGAAACATGGATGAAAGAGAGCAAGGCACCAGCTCTAGAGCACACACTAAAGCTCTTCCATGATATCAAAGACAGAGGATTTAAGATCTTTCTCATCTCTTCAAGAAGGGAGACCCTTAGATCTCCAAGTGTAGATAACCTCATTAAGGTTGGATACCATGGATGGACTAATCTTGTGCTAAG ATTTCATGATGTATACCTATAA
- the LOC133740140 gene encoding acid phosphatase 1-like isoform X1 produces the protein MGKLIGFLLLISSLFIVVAADWSILNRRKKNTNGVVGDGLKKYCESWRINVEVNNIRGFDLVPQECVEHIKKYMTSSQYKADSERALEEVTLYLSSSCCCTLEGDGKDAWIFDVDDTLLSTIPYFKKHGFGGEKLNATSLETWMKESKAPALEHTLKLFHDIKDRGFKIFLISSRRETLRSPSVDNLIKVGYHGWTNLVLRGLEDEFMEVQKYKSEARHRLVDEGYRIWGIIGDQWSSFEGLPIAKRTFKLPNSMYYV, from the exons ATGGGAAAACTCATAGGATTCCTGCTTTTGATCTCAAGCCTCTTCATTGTGGTTGCAGCAGATTGGAGCATTTTGAACCGGAGAAAGAAGAATACCAATGGGGTAGTGGGAGATGGCTTGAAGAAGTACTGTGAGAGTTGGAGGATCAATGTTGAGGTCAACAACATTAGAGGGTTTGATTTGGTGCCTCAAGAATGTGTTGAGCACATAAAGAAATACATGACATCTTCTCAGTACAAAGCTGACTCAGAGAGGGCCTTGGAGGAAGTCACTCTCTACCTGAGCAGTAGTTGCTGTTGCACTTTGGAGGGTGATGGTAAAGATGCTTGGATTTTTGATGTTGATGATACACTCCTCTCCACTATTCCTTATTTCAAGAAACATGGTTTTGG GGGAGAGAAACTGAATGCAACATCTTTGGAAACATGGATGAAAGAGAGCAAGGCACCAGCTCTAGAGCACACACTAAAGCTCTTCCATGATATCAAAGACAGAGGATTTAAGATCTTTCTCATCTCTTCAAGAAGGGAGACCCTTAGATCTCCAAGTGTAGATAACCTCATTAAGGTTGGATACCATGGATGGACTAATCTTGTGCTAAG GGGTCTTGAAGATGAATTCATGGAAGTGCAGAAGTACAAGTCTGAGGCAAGGCATCGACTCGTCGATGAAGGTTACCGCATTTGGGGCATAATAGGAGATCAGTGGAGCAGTTTCGAGGGACTTCCCATTGCGAAAAGAACATTCAAACTACCCAATTCAATGTACTATGTCTAG
- the LOC133736642 gene encoding protein PHOSPHATE STARVATION RESPONSE 1-like → MEARPAIRRSAAKQLSHMGVSGALSSSLPVLQPSSEETYPKLQDTQQVSMERPVAQAGHLTSNSGVVGHIFSSPSRFSTDLHYSSVSPREKQSRNNPFISQSSSSVSMPLPHSSPSGVFQSTASCAYSKENNGSWGTDSLPGFLDFPVNTPVENSQIESSSCSGILAAEDISKQNDWQEWANQLITDDDALTSNWSDLLVDNNVTDLEPKMTYQVPKPSLNFSAQQSQVSQQPPSREILPVQSEDIIAVTTPSSANSAAAKPRMRWTPELHEAFVEAVNQLGGSERATPKGVLKLMKVEGLTIYHVKSHLQKYRTARYRPESSEGSLEKKLTPLEEMTSLDLKTGIEITEALRLQMEVQKRLHEQLEIQRNLQLRIEEQGKYLQMMFEKQCKSGGDKLNASSSSLDDPSAQPSEAMQVSPDKSELEPSKVEHGETEADAVKSKVASVECAEERIGKQKSPETEAPKDCEPDVCMSSSQPPKRPKIKE, encoded by the exons ATGGAGGCACGCCCTGCCATTCGGAGATCAGCTGCAAAGCAGCTTAGTCACATGGGAGTGTCTGGAGCACTATCTTCATCTTTACCAGTCCTTCAACCCTCATCGGAGGAGACGTATCCCAAGTTGCAAGACACACAGCAGGTTTCGATGGAAAGGCCTGTGGCACAAGCAGGTCACTTAACATCTAACAGTGGCGTAGTTGGTCACATATTTTCATCACCATCAAGATTCTCTACAGATCTTCACTACTCATCTGTTTCACCTCGTGAGAAGCAGTCAAGAAATAATCCTTTCATTTCACAGTCCTCAAGTTCTGTGTCTATGCCATTACCACATTCTTCTCCTTCAGGAGTTTTTCAATCTACAGCATCTTGTGCCTATTCCAAAGAAAACAATGGTTCCTGGGGTACAGATTCTCTGCCAGGGTTCCTTGATTTTCCTGTAAATACCCCTGTTGAGAATAGTCAAATAGAGAGCAGTAGTTGTAGTGGCATTCTGGCTGCTGAAGATATAAGTAAGCAAAATGATTGGCAGGAGTGGGCAAACCAGCTAATTACCGATGATGATGCTTTGACTTCTAACTGGAGTGACCTTCTTGTTGACAACAATGTTACAGATCTGGAACCAAAG ATGACATACCAGGTTCCCAAACCATCTTTGAATTTTTCAGCTCAGCAGTCCCAAGTTTCTCAGCAACCTCCATCTAGAGAAATCCTTCCTGTTCAATCTGAGGATATCATTGCTGTTACTACTCCTTCCTCGGCTAACAGTGCCGCAGCGAAGCCGCGTATGCGTTGGACACCAGAACTTCATGAAGCTTTTGTAGAAGCTGTTAACCAACTCGGTGGTAGTGAAA GAGCAACTCCTAAGGGTGTGCTGAAGCTCATGAAAGTGGAAGGCTTGACTATCTATCATGTGAAAAGTCACTTGCAG AAATATAGGACCGCTAGATACAGACCAGAGTCATCAGAAG GATCCTTGGAGAAAAAATTGACTCCTCTCGAAGAAATGACATCTCTAGACTTGAAAAC GGGTATCGAGATCACTGAAGCTCTGCGACTGCAGATGGAAGTTCAGAAGCGGCTGCATGAACAGCTTGAG ATTCAAAGAAATCTACAGTTACGAATTGAAGAACAAGGGAAGTACCTTCAAATGATGTTTGAAAAGCAATGCAAGTCAGGTGGTGACAAGCTGAATGCTTCATCATCCAGTTTGGACGATCCGTCTGCTCAGCCTTCAGAGGCAATGCAAGTTTCTCCTGATAAAAGTGAATTGGAGCCCTCCAAGGTGGAGCATGGTGAGACTGAAGCTGATGCTGTCAAATCCAAAGTTGCATCAGTAGAATGTGCTGAGGAGCggatagggaagcaaaagtcaccTGAAACTGAGGCTCCCAAGGATTGTGAGCCGGATGTTTGTATGTCCAGTTCCCAACCTCCTAAGCGTCCCAAAATCAAAGAATAA
- the LOC133736641 gene encoding cellulose synthase A catalytic subunit 4 [UDP-forming] — translation MASNSMGGLYTGSHNQGEDELHVLRASEENRHPTRQSVPKVCRVCGDDIGYKEDGELFVACHVCGFPVCRPCYDYERSEGTQCCPQCNTRYKRHKGCPRVAGDDEDFDADDFDEEFQIVKNHNDHDSADEKNHAIDIPSENGDHNQQKWQTNNQPFSVQGSVKDFEGDKEVLGSAEWKERVEKWKVRQEKRGLVNKDDGNDDDQGLEDDFLMAEARQPLWRKVPIPSSKISPYRIVIVIRLVILAFFFHFRILTPAYDAFPLWLISVICEIWFALSWILDQFPKWQPINRETYLDRLSLRFEREGEPNTLAPVDVYVSSVDPLKEPPIITANTVLSILSVDYPVDKVCCYVSDDGASMLLFDALAETAEFARRWVPFCKKHTIEPRAPEFYFSQKIDYLKDKVHPNFVKERRAMKREYEEFKVRINAMVANALKKPEDGWVMQDGTPWPGNNTRDHPGMIQVYLGSEGALDVDGKELPRLVYVSREKRPGYQHHKKAGAMNAMVRVSAVLSNAPFMLNLDCDHYINNSKAIREAMCFLMDPQLGKKLCYVQFPQRFDGIDLHDRYANRNIVFFDINMKGLDGIQGPVYVGTGCVFNRPALYGYDPPVSEKQPKMTCDCWPSWCCCGCCRGGSKKSKSKKGGVRSLLGGLYSKKKKKMMGKNYVRKGRGPMFDLEEIEEGFEGYDELEKSSLMSQKNFEKRFGQSPVFIASTLMENGGLPEGINSTALVKEAIHVISCGYEEKTEWGKEIGWIYGSVTEDILTGFKMHCRGWKSVYCVPKRPAFKGSAPINLSDRLHQVLRWALGSVEIFLSRHCPLWYAWGGKLKLLERLAYINTIVYPFTSIPLLAYCTIPAVCLLTGKFIIPTLNNFASIWFLALFLSIIATSVLELRWSGVSIEDLWRNEQFWVIGGVSAHLFAVFQGLLKVLAGVDTNFTVTSKAAEDAEFGELYLFKWTTLLIPPTTLIILNMVGVVAGVSDAINNGYGSWGPLFGKLFFAFWVIVHLYPFLKGLMGRQNRTPTIVVLWSVLLASIFSLVWVRIDPFLAKQTGPILKQCGVDC, via the exons ATGGCCTCAAACTCCATGGGAGGCTTGTATACTGGTTCTCACAACCAAGGCGAAGACGAACTCCATGTGTTGCGCGCCTCTGAAGAG AACCGGCATCCAACACGGCAGTCAGTGCCGAAAGTGTGCAGAGTTTGTGGAGATGATATAGGATACAAAGAAGATGGGGAGTTGTTCGTGGCATGTCATGTGTGTGGCTTCCCAGTTTGTAGGCCTTGTTATGATTATGAGAGGAGTGAAGGCACCCAGTGTTGCCCTCAGTGCAACACTCGCTATAAGCGTCACAAAG GTTGTCCTAGAGTTGCTGGAGACGACGAAGATTTTGATGCAGAtgattttgatgaggaatttcaGATTGTTAAGAATCACAATGATCATGACTCTGCTGATGAGAAAAATCATGCCATTGATATTCCTTCG GAGAATGGAGACCATAATCAACAGAAATGGCAAACCAATAATCAACCTTTCTCTGTTCAAGGAAGTG TTAAGGATTTTGAAGGAGACAAAGAGGTTTTGGGTAGTGCAGAGTGGAAAGAAAGAGTGGAGAAGTGGAAAGTGAGGCAAGAAAAGAGAGGCTTGGTGAACAAGGATGATGGAAATGATGATGATCAAGGCCTAGAAGATGATTTCCT AATGGCTGAAGCTCGGCAACCACTATGGCGAAAAGTCCCCATCCCCTCGAGTAAAATCAGCCCTTACCGCATAGTCATTGTCATCCGGCTTGTGATTCTGGCCTTCTTTTTCCATTTCCGTATCTTAACTCCAGCCTATGATGCTTTTCCCTTGTGGCTCATATCTGTGATTTGTGAGATATGGTTTGCACTCTCATGGATACTTGACCAGTTCCCTAAATGGCAACCCATCAACCGGGAAACTTACTTGGACCGCCTATCCTTGAGGTTTGAGCGTGAGGGTGAGCCTAACACCCTAGCTCCAGTTGATGTCTATGTGAGTTCAGTGGACCCTCTCAAGGAGCCTCCAATCATTACTGCAAACACAGTTTTATCCATTTTATCTGTTGACTACCCGGTTGACAAGGTGTGCTGTTATGTTTCGGATGATGGTGCTTCAATGCTCCTCTTTGATGCACTAGCTGAGACTGCTGAGTTTGCAAGAAGATGGGTGCCATTTTGCAAAAAGCACACCATTGAGCCAAGGGCTCCTGAGTTCTATTTCTCTCAGAAGATTGATTACTTGAAGGACAAGGTTCATCCAAACTTTGTCAAGGAGCGCAGAGCCATGAAG AGAGAGTATGAAGAATTCAAAGTGAGGATTAATGCAATGGTAGCAAATGCTCTGAAGAAACCTGAAGACGGGTGGGTGATGCAGGATGGTACTCCATGGCCTGGAAACAACACTCGTGATCATCCCGGAATGATTCAG GTTTATCTGGGAAGTGAAGGAGCACTGGATGTGGATGGTAAGGAACTGCCACGTCTTGTGTATGTTTCACGTGAGAAACGTCCTGGATATCAACATCACAAGAAAGCTGGTGCCATGAATGCTATG GTTCGAGTTTCTGCAGTGCTTTCTAATGCACCTTTCATGTTGAATCTGGATTGTGACCACTACATCAACAACAGTAAGGCTATAAGAGAAGCTATGTGCTTCCTAATGGATCCCCAGCTTGGAAAGAAGCTCTGCTATGTCCAATTCCCTCAAAGGTTTGATGGTATCGATCTTCATGACAGATATGCTAATCGGAATATTGTGTTCTTTGAT ATCAACATGAAAGGCCTAGATGGGATTCAAGGACCGGTATATGTTGGCACAGGATGTGTCTTCAACAGGCCGGCATTGTATGGCTATGATCCGCCAGTGTCAGAAAAGCAACCTAAGATGACATGTGACTGCTGGCCTTCATGGTGCTGCTGTGGATGCTGTCGTGGGGGTTCGAAGAAGTCCAAGTCTAAGAAGGGTGGAGTAAGAAGTCTTCTTGGGGGACTTTactcgaagaagaagaagaaaatgatggGCAAGAACTATGTGAGGAAAGGGAGGGGACCAATGTTTGATCTTGAAGAGATTGAAGAAGGGTTTGAAGGTTATGATGAGTTGGAGAAATCATCTCTCATGTCACAGAAAAACTTCGAGAAACGATTTGGACAATCCCCGGTTTTCATTGCTTCCACTCTCATGGAAAATGGTGGGCTTCCTGAAGGGATTAATAGCACAGCACTTGTTAAGGAGGCCATTCATGTTATAAGTTGTGGCTATGAAGAAAAAACTGAATGGGGAAAAGAG ATTGGTTGGATTTATGGTTCAGTTACAGAAGATATTTTGACTGGCTTCAAAATGCATTGTAGAGGATGGAAGTCAGTCTACTGTGTGCCAAAAAGACCAGCTTTCAAGGGATCTGCTCCTATCAATTTGTCAGATCGGCTGCACCAAGTTCTGAGATGGGCGCTTGGTTCTGTCGAAATCTTCCTCAGTCGTCATTGTCCCTTATGGTATGCCTGGGGAGGAAAGCTGAAATTGCTGGAGAGACTTGCTTACATCAACACCATAGTCTATCCTTTCACTTCCATCCCCTTACTTGCCTATTGTACCATTCCAGCTGTTTGTCTTCTGACTGGAAAGTTCATCATCCCCACA CTGAACAACTTTGCCAGTATATGGTTCTTGGCTCTTTTCCTCTCCATCATTGCAACCAGTGTGTTAGAGCTCAGATGGAGCGGTGTTAGCATCGAAGACTTGTGGCGTAATGAGCAGTTTTGGGTGATCGGTGGTGTCTCTGCACATCTGTTTGCAGTCTTCCAAGGCCTCCTCAAAGTCCTTGCTGGAGTTGACACCAACTTTACAGTCACATCAAAAGCAGCAGAAGATGCTGAGTTTGGGGAACTCTACCTGTTCAAATGGACTACACTACTCATACCACCAACGACCCTTATCATCTTGAACATGGTGGGAGTAGTTGCTGGAGTTTCTGATGCCATTAACAATGGCTACGGCTCATGGGGTCCGTTGTTCGGAAAGCTCTTCTTTGCCTTCTGGGTCATTGTTCATCTATACCCTTTCCTCAAAGGTTTGATGGGAAGGCAAAACAGGACTCCCACTATTGTGGTACTTTGGTCAGTTCTTCTTGCCTCCATCTTCTCATTGGTTTGGGTAAGAATTGATCCCTTCTTGGCTAAGCAAACTGGACCAATTCTTAAACAATGTGGGGTGGACTGCTAA
- the LOC133736640 gene encoding MDIS1-interacting receptor like kinase 2-like, protein MIQHNINMSTLQAMGGVPRPHPLLLLLHIFLLSCLPLKATSSPRTQAEALVSWKGSFFAPPPSLSSWSLTNINSLCNWTSIVCDPKTKTVSQIDLSNFNLTATLTGLDFTQFLNLTHFNLNGNNFTGAIPSAIGNLTKLTTLDLGNNLFEQEVPVEMGKLTQVEYFSLYSNSLTGAIPYQLDNLKKVQYLLLGSNYLEPADWAKFSGFPVLTFLDLSLNSLDSKFPEFISECRNLTFLDLSQNTLTGQIPEVVFTNLVKLEYLNLTNNQFQGPMPYNFPNLKHLYLGLNDFSGPIPEDIGLLSGLEIFEVLNNSLEGKIPSSIGQLKELQHLDFSSNSLNSSMPSELGSCTNLTFLALAVNKLSGELPLSLSKLTNLVDLGLSDNQFTGPILPSLVSNWTAIASIQFQNNSFSGNIPAAIGLLTNLNILFLYKNNFTGPIPSEIGNLQAMTSLDLSGNQLSGPIPMAFWNLTNLQSVQLFSNNLSGIIRPEIGNMISLSVFDVNTNQFEGELPETISLLTKLEGFSVFTNKLSGTIPSDFGKYSPKLGYLSFSNNSFSGELPPELCSGFSLQVFTVNVNNFTGPLPECLRNCTALNRIRLDENQFTGNITNAFGVHPILEEIYLSHNKFVGELSPHWGECINITDMRMDRNRISGQIPPELLKLKNLQYLTLGSNEFSGEFPVGIGNLSLLYTLNLSRNHFTGTIPQIHQLNKLQTLDLSDNNFTGVIPVEPGTFESLTSLNLSHNKLSGEIPAEIGNSELRYLLDLSSNLLSGDIPSNLGKLTQLVVLNVSHNNLSGDIPSAFSNMLSLDSYDFSYNNLTGPIPTGGIFQTAPANAFFGNSGLCGGAGLTACNSSSGKSNKNNKKVLIGVLVPICSLIVIVTVIALILIFRKKPKPLDEETKSSKKSESFESNIWEREVKFTFGEIVKATEDFDENYCIGKGGFGRVYKAELLSGQIVAVKKLNMSDSSDIPAINRQSFENEIRTLTHVRHRNIIKLFGFCSRRGSMFLVYEYLERGSLGKALYGVEGNAELDWATRVRIVQGLAHALSYLHNDCSPPVVHRDVSINNVLLEWDFEPRLSDFGTARLLSLDSSNWTSAAGSYGYMAPELAYTMKVTDKCDVYSFGVLALEVLMGRHPGEVLEALLESSKSLQDNTEMLLKDVLDQRLEPPTGELAEAVVFAVSVGLACTRSRPELRPTMRFVAQELSARTQPYISEPFGTLTINKLTGLQK, encoded by the exons ATGATCCAACATAACATCAACATGTCAACTTTGCAAGCCATGGGAGGTGTTCCAAGACCTCATCCTCTTCTCCTTCTGCTTCACATTTTCTTGCTCTCATGTCTTCCATTGAAGGCAACCTCATCACCCAGAACACAAGCAGAGGCTTTGGTTAGCTGGAAGGGCAGCTTTTTTGCTCCCCCACCTTCTCTCAGTTCATGGTCCCTCACAAACATCAACAGCCTCTGCAACTGGACCTCCATTGTCTGTgaccccaaaaccaaaacagtTTCCCAGATTGACCTCTCAAATTTCAACCTCACTGCAACTCTAACAGGACTGGACTTCACCCAGTTTCTGAATCTCACCCATTTCAACCTCAATGGCAACAATTTCACAGGGGCAATACCATCTGCCATTGGCAACCTCACCAAGCTCACAACTTTGGATTTGGGCAACAATCTTTTTGAACAGGAAGTTCCTGTGGAGATGGGGAAGCTAACCCAGGTTGAGTATTTTAGTCTCTACAGCAACAGTCTCACTGGTGCCATTCCATATCAGCTGGACAATCTCAAAAAGGTACAATATTTGCTTCTTGGAAGTAACTACTTAGAGCCTGCTGATTGGGCAAAATTCTCAGGCTTTCCTGTGTTGACATTCCTTGATCTTTCTCTGAATAGTTTAGATTCAAAATTCCCAGAATTTATATCTGAATGTAGGAATTTGACATTCCTGGATTTGTCTCAAAATACTTTGACTGGCCAAATACCAGAAGTGGTATTTACCAATCTGGTCAAGCTTGAATATCTCAATCTCACCAATAACCAATTCCAAGGGCCAATGCCATATAACTTTCCCAACCTTAAACACCTTTATTTGGGATTGAACGACTTTAGTGGTCCAATTCCTGAAGACATAGGTCTGTTATCTGGTCTGGAAATTTTTGAAGTGCTTAACAATTCCCTTGAAGGGAAAATCCCATCCTCTATAGGCCAACTCAAGGAGCTTCAGCACCTTGATTTTTCATCAAACTCATTAAACTCTTCAATGCCTTCTGAGCTTGGTTCTTGTACCAACCTCACTTTCTTGGCCTTGGCTGTGAACAAACTCAGTGGGGAATTGCCTCTGTCCTTGTCAAAATTGACCAACTTGGTGGATTTGGGATTATCTGATAATCAATTTACTGGGCCAATCTTGCCTTCTCTGGTTTCCAATTGGACTGCAATAGCCTCTATTCAATTCCAAAACAATAGTTTCAGTGGCAACATTCCAGCAGCAATTGGCCTATTGACAAATCTTAATATCCTCTTTCTGTACAAAAATAATTTCACCGGCCCAATTCCCTCAGAGATAGGAAACTTGCAAGCTATGACAAGTTTGGATCTGTCGGGAAACCAGCTCTCCGGGCCTATTCCTATGGCATTCTGGAATCTCACTAATCTTCAAAGTGTACAGCTTTTCTCCAATAACCTCAGTGGCATAATCCGCCCAGAGATTGGGAACATGATTTCATTGTCTGTCTTTGATGTCAACACAAACCAATTTGAGGGGGAGTTGCCAGAGACCATTTCTCTCCTCACTAAGCTCGAGGGCTTTTCTGTGTTCACCAATAAGTTGTCCGGAACTATTCCTAGTGATTTTGGGAAGTATAGTCCTAAATTGGGATATCTTAGCTTTTCAAACAACAGCTTCTCTGGAGAATTGCCACCAGAGTTGTGCAGTGGATTTTCTTTGCAAGTATTCACAGTGAATGTCAACAACTTCACAGGGCCATTACCCGAGTGCTTGAGAAATTGTACTGCATTAAATAGAATCCGGCTTGATGAGAACCAATTCACCGGAAATATTACCAATGCATTTGGTGTCCATCCCATTCTTGAAGAAATTTATCTTAGTCACAACAAGTTTGTTGGTGAACTCTCACCACATTGGGGAGAGTGCATAAACATCACTGACATGCGTATGGACCGAAACAGAATTTCTGGTCAGATTCCACCTGAGCTTCTGAAGTTGAAGAACTTGCAGTATCTAACACTTGGTTCTAATGAATTCAGTGGGGAATTTCCAGTTGGTATTGGGAATCTAAGCTTGTTATACACTCTCAATCTCAGCAGGAACCACTTCACAGGAACCATCCCGCAGATCCACCAATTGAATAAGCTCCAGACTCTTGATTTGTCTGACAACAATTTTACAGGGGTAATACCAGTGGAACCTGGCACATTTGAGAGCTTAACAAGCTTAAACTTGAGCCACAACAAGTTATCAGGAGAAATACCAGCAGAGATTGGTAACTCAGAATTGAGGTACTTGTTGGATCTTAGTAGCAATTTGCTCTCAGGAGACATACCTTCAAACTTGGGCAAGCTCACACAGTTGGTGGTTCTCAATGTCTCACACAACAATCTGTCAGGGGACATACCATCAGCATTTTCCAACATGCTTAGTCTAGACAGCTATGATTTTTCTTACAACAACTTGACTGGTCCAATCCCAACTGGTGGAATTTTCCAAACTGCACCAGCAAATGCTTTTTTTGGCAACTCTGGTTTGTGTGGAGGTGCAGGACTAACAGCATGCAATTCCTCTAGTGGAAAGTCCAACAAGAACAACAAGAAAGTTCTTATTGGAGTCCTTGTTCCTATTTGTAGTTTAATAGTGATTGTAACTGTTATTGCTCTGATCCTTATTTTCCGTAAGAAACCTAAGCCGCTTGATGAGGAAACCAAAAGTTCTAAGAAGTCTGAGAGTTTTGAGTCGAATATATGGGAAAGAGAAGTAAAGTTTACATTTGGGGAAATTGTGAAGGCCACAGAGGACTTTGATGAGAATTACTGCATTGGAAAAGGAGGGTTTGGAAGAGTGTACAAAGCTGAGCTGCTTTCAGGTCAAATTGTTGCAGTCAAGAAGCTAAACATGTCTGACTCTAGTGACATTCCAGCAATAAATCGACAAAGTTTTGAGAATGAAATTCGAACTTTGACACATGTCAGGCACCGGAACATCATCAAGCTATTTGGGTTCTGTTCAAGGAGAGGTTCCATGTTCTTGGTTTATGAGTATTTAGAGAGAGGCAGTCTCGGAAAAGCATTATATGGGGTTGAAGGGAATGCAGAACTTGACTGGGCTACAAGGGTCAGAATTGTGCAAGGACTAGCTCATGCTCTTTCTTACCTGCACAATGACTGCTCTCCACCAGTTGTACACCGGGATGTTTCTATCAACAATGTACTGCTTGAGTGGGATTTTGAGCCCCGGCTATCAGATTTCGGAACAGCAAGACTGTTGAGTCTGGATTCATCCAACTGGACCAGTGCTGCTGGTTCTTATGGCTACATGGCACCTG AGCTCGCATACACTATGAAGGTGACAGATAAGTGTGATGTATATAGCTTTGGAGTGCTAGCACTAGAAGTCCTGATGGGAAGGCACCCAGGGGAAGTGCTAGAAGCTCTACTAGAGTCATCAAAATCATTGCAGGACAACACAGAAATGCTTTTGAAAGATGTGTTAGACCAAAGGCTGGAGCCTCCAACCGGTGAATTGGCTGAGGCAGTGGTGTTTGCAGTGAGCGTAGGCTTGGCCTGCACACGTTCCCGTCCAGAGTTACGACCCACAATGCGTTTTGTGGCACAAGAACTATCGGCTCGGACACAGCCTTACATTTCTGAACCATTTGGTACGTTAACCATCAACAAACTAACTGGTCTTCAAAAGTGA
- the LOC133741459 gene encoding uncharacterized protein LOC133741459 isoform X2, which translates to MCSRPRMRRPSSSVRSQSPSLGSVWLSFDCISMTWFSICPCDFISVTALGLGDRVYAKISRVEMEERPQRLDGIGQSQSGGLILEPIDVLLQRREQKAFTRVRSATIISCGG; encoded by the exons ATGTGCTCAAGGCCAAGGATGAGAAGGCCCTCCTCGTCTGTGCGAAGCCAGTCGCCGTCTTTGGGCTCAG TATGGCTGAGCTTTGATTGCATCAGTATGACTTGGTTTTCGATATGTCCTTGTGATTTCATTTCGGTGACGGCGCTGGGTTTGGGCGACAGGGTTTATGCTAAGATTTCTAGGGTGGAGATGGAGGAGCGTCCGCAGAGATTGGATGGAATAGGACAATCCCAATCTGGAG GTCTCATTTTGGAACCTATTGATGTTCTACTGCAAAGACGGGAGCAAAAGGCATTTACAAGG GTTCGTTCTGCAACCATTATTTCCTGCGGAGGCTAG
- the LOC133741459 gene encoding uncharacterized protein LOC133741459 isoform X1, translating to MCSRPRMRRPSSSVRSQSPSLGSVWLSFDCISMTWFSICPCDFISVTALGLGDRVYAKISRVEMEERPQRLDGIGQSQSGGLILEPIDVLLQRREQKAFTRVWFVLQPLFPAEASNDWKGPI from the exons ATGTGCTCAAGGCCAAGGATGAGAAGGCCCTCCTCGTCTGTGCGAAGCCAGTCGCCGTCTTTGGGCTCAG TATGGCTGAGCTTTGATTGCATCAGTATGACTTGGTTTTCGATATGTCCTTGTGATTTCATTTCGGTGACGGCGCTGGGTTTGGGCGACAGGGTTTATGCTAAGATTTCTAGGGTGGAGATGGAGGAGCGTCCGCAGAGATTGGATGGAATAGGACAATCCCAATCTGGAG GTCTCATTTTGGAACCTATTGATGTTCTACTGCAAAGACGGGAGCAAAAGGCATTTACAAGGGTATG GTTCGTTCTGCAACCATTATTTCCTGCGGAGGCTAGCAATGATTGGAAGGGGCCAATATGA